The DNA window tatttattgtatgtgaaaaacagtttttatatattaaatattaaagtttttaaatcaGTGTATATGAAAGTTGTCACAAATCTTGTATGAGATAAATGCCTTCTTTATCAAAAGTGTTCCTCTGAGTGGAATTAAAAGCTCAAGAAATGAGTATAACAACCAATTGCACATGTTTTTAATATAgtattataatacagtatacaatatgttGTTGAGCATTTTTTCtggtaataaaaatgaaagaatcttttaagttattttaaaaaaagatatattttaatgatttttatgtattaatcttcattttaaaatacttagcTGTCACTATGTTGCCCAGACTGCCACAgtactttttcttttattggGATGTGGAGGTGCATTTATAATGGTGCTCTTGCCTTGACTCTAAACTTTTcaacttttaaacttttaaccCCAGTCTATCTGTCTTTACAGCCCAGTTATAGCTGCCTATCTTATCAAACACTTATCATGAAAAACCTTTTCAGCTATATACACAGCATAGGCATTAATGTGCTTATTTTCACTGCAGTTTTTTATGACTGTAACTAAGCATTTCTTTCTGAGAAAGAATCATATCGAGGActaattgtattaaaaataagtttactagctattaaatatacagtattttataagaTTATCACAGTATAATAAAGGCatttattactgtttttttctgcatgacTTACAGACAAATTGATTATATTACCTGCCAAGATaattgatactgtacatgttttcatACCTAAGAGTTACATAAGAcctcatcttttttttaaataatagacATGACTGATGCTATGACATCCTATGGTTAAGACATTTAATGAAGGTCTTGGAGGTTTGAGCTTTGGGgtgttaatttaattataattaaattaaattttaaaaggtttggcacaaataaaatgtatccaaATAAGGAgcagtttcattttaaatataaatcaagAGAACAATTAGAAGAATACATAATTACTGACAAAACAGTTTAGCTGACTGTGGTTAAAGAAGATTCAAAATGATCCAATATAATCAGAGAGGTTAAGAGTGTTCAGAAGTATTGCCTTATTTAAGTGAATGTCtttgaaacttgtttttttatatgtacAGGTAACAATAATTATAAATACACATACGTTGAAAAGATAATTGATCATAATTAGAAATTATAAGAAAAGTGGAGAGCTGCAttaatctgagaacaaaaatataaaaaagtggcTATAGACCATtcttcaggtactgtatgtagagaagagaagaaacataTCAtcttttatattataatattataattatgcACATAAAATCTTAATCCCTCTCATCCACTCTTTTTAGAATATACTCTTCTACCTTCTGGAAGGAGGTACTGTACCAGATCCCTTGAATGAAGACTAAGAGTGCATTTATACTCTCTTCAATTTATGCCTAAAAGTTACAAATGATGTTATAACTATACCTATAAGAATGCTTTAAGGTATAAACGCAGTTATACCTTAAACTGTATCACCATGAATACAATTGTCTAGGAATAGagacacagaaaacacagaaaaaaaagatacacaTTTCTGACTAACCTGGGCTTCAGACTGAAATCCACTTGTTTTGGGTGTTCAttttctggagaaaaaaaaatcaacattttcaATGCAGTTCATTTAAGATTATAAGTACACATatcatgtaattaaatattaagtgtttataataataattgactattttatatagcgcctttaaaggtggcttctcaaagtgctttacaggatgacaacaacaataaataaaaataataagataaaacacaattacaatatacaacagaagagaccgtggatggtggtactaagaaaagcagaggggtgaagaatggaaccagttaagtaaaggctctcctaaagaagaaggttttgagtctggatttgaaggagtttaaagaaggtgactctctggtCTCCTTGGGGagggagttccagagcttgggggcataacaggagaagggcctgtcacccatacaatgtagacaggcctggggaacagttaggagaccagaattagaagagcaaaggttgcgaAGTGGGCAGTAAGGCAATAATAGTTCAGAAAGGTACTGAGGTGCAAAGCCATGCAGagtcttataggtgagcataaggattttaaagtccacacggaatttgacaggaagccagtggaaGGATTCCAGGATagaagtaatgtgaacacttgcattggacctggtcaggattctggctgctgaactttggacatactgcagtttgttcaatgtaaATTTAGATGCCCCAGCGAGTAGCACAGTACAATTCGGgaaaatacaaatgtgttgaacAGCTTTATGGCCACACTTAGTGATAatatagggcgtagtctagcgatatttctgagttTATACAGTTTAAAGCACAGATCATCACGAAAAACCTGGTTTCAAGGAGGTGTACTCAAACTTTTGAGTACTGTAGACAAAACAGATATTTACAGCAGGGAAAACTCTCACGGAGTAGCAGCCTCAGTTGTTACATGCCAGTAAAAAGAATGGTAAGAGCAAGACTGGACAAAACGGGAACAACCAGGTTCAGGACAGTTCCACTGTATGAGTTGAGGTTAAAGATGTTAATACAGACAAGACAAATACAGTAGGTCCAGATGCCTCAGAAAAGATCCACACTTGGTCAAGACAGGAGTTGTGTGTGCAGTATACAATACAATTATTCTTAGTTCCTAGTACTTAGAAAAGCATGCCCAGAAGcgcagtaacatacagtatgctaacAGTAAGAAACGAACAGAAGTTACAAATGAAGAAATTGCTGTTGTTAATAGTCAGGGGGAATTACGCAAGTGATTGAACATAAGAAAGCTTAGTAGTTTTCTTCACAATATTgaagttaatttttaaaagatgaTAATGATGACAATTAGATTTtgacaaattgttttttttctctgtgcaaGGCATCCTCTTGAATTCAGACAGTATGCATGTCAAAATATTATTGTAGTACATTCCTAAATTTCTGATGTTAATGGTGATCATTTTTTGTAAACAAACATAATCTGTAGagcatacatttatattttaattgcacTAGGTATACATTACTTAGGAAATTATTAACTAAATCACAAGTTCATCAATCACGTATCTATATTTAATGCAAGAAAAATACTTCAGTACCTTCCCCTGGCAAGAAGTCCAAGTGACTCATAGCTTgtgatttaatacatttaattattaacaCAAAAGGTTTTctccttaatttaattttgcacaTACTAAGGGGGGGGGAACTTCCTGTCGAAGTTACTGTATAAACCATGGGGATTAtacttatttcattcttttgggtgaaataataatatgaatgaaaactgcaagctataaaaatgtaaactatATTAATACTAGATTAACTAACCTTTTTAAATCACTTCAAATGGTTTTCAATGttcttttctgcattttaaatataaataaaacaagtagCACGAATTGGTAGCAATtgtacttgaacttgaactttattgccatatgtaaccggtactggtacaatggaaatACTTCAGTACCTTTCCCTGGCAAGAAGTCCAAGTGACTCATAGCTTgtgatttaatacatttaattattaacaCAAAAGGTTTTctccttaatttaattttgcacaTACTAAGGGGGGGGAACTTCCTGTCGAAGTTACTGTATAAACCATGGGGATTAtacttatttcattcttttgggtgaaataataatatgaatgaaaactgcaagctataaaaatgtaaactatATTAATACTAGAATAACGAACCTTTTAAATCACTTCAAATGGTTTTCAATgttcttttctgcatttttaatataaataaaacaagtagCACGAATTGGTAGCAATtgtacttgaacttgaactttattgccatatgtaaccggtacggtacaatggaattcttacttacagaaagtctctcgattgtaaaacaagtgtaaacaacaaaacaaagtgcaaacagtgcatcaagacaatgtacaaacaaacaatagacaatgtgcaagtaaacatgtagacagtttgaatgtaaacaatacagacgtgtaaacaatgactggagatgtgcaatagataagaaatcataaagaggtagatggtgatggtgtaggtgtggtccgagggggatggctaaatgtgttcgccagtctcactgcttgtggatagaagctattgaagaatctagtggtaagtgtccgtatgctcttatatctcttgcctgagggcagtggggtgaagagctcatgcccggggtggtgactgtcctctgtgatggccacaaattctaccacggcagcggtcctcatagagctgtttaatccctgtgagaccgcagccgatgatcttctgggccatattgaccattctctgcagtgcctttctttctcgcgaagaggtgttgccataccacacagtgatcccgttggtgaggacgctctcgatagtgcagcggtagaagttcaccaacacaggtattggcatcccccatcgcttgaggcacctcaagaaataaaggcgctgctgagccttcttcatgatagagtcagtgttcacagtccaggttagatctttagagatgtgaattcccaaaaacctaaagctggtgactgtttccacttccgttccatcaatactgagtgggctgtgagtgtgtggcctgtgtctccgaaagtccactattagctctttcgttttctttatgttcaagtccaggttattgctatgacaccacctaagcagctgtacaacttcatccctgtaagtggactcgtcatcatcactgatcagtcctattatagtggtgtcatcggcaaacttaatgatgcggttgttgcctTGTCTTGCtctgcagtcgtgagtaaataaggagtacaaccttggactcagacagcagccttgtggggttccagtgctccagtgcagggtgagtggtgttgatgttttattgcctatccgcaccacctgtggtctctcgataagaaagtccagcagccagttgcagacagagttgcacagacctaatcccctgagctttgtcaccagttgactgggtatgatggaattgaatgctgaactgtagtatTTCACTTAGTGTAGTATTTCACTAAGGACACCCTGCCCTtcactatacagatgcagccattcaaaatgggtgaggtatttcgcggcataccccggtgggcgtgtcgcggtgtcacgcggtatcacgtggtgtcacgtatcatttgacgctctgccggaaactatccggcgtcgccttgtaaaaccgccagggggagcttaacctctcatttacagcatttgagcctttaattttgaactgtgtattacagcatgttaatcatcagtcattaaaatgttggtatattttatgaaagcaagattgctcagttggacaaaagtacacaacctacctttatcagaaatatgtatgcatcaaagcctttactgaagatattactaatagtattaataatggattaatagaattaataaaatggatgatgtcaggcattttgttttacttcaacgggcataaaaacttccttgcttttaacagggcgtttcataatttctagctacgaaaatgatttaaaatgcgacacctatcattcaactagagcttaaaatatcacaaggatcctcaagagcacagcaaagagtgtattaaaagacacttgtatttatcaacgctttcttttccatataccagattttatggaaccacttcagaggggtgtcagctagtcagattccaggaatcggcactttaaaggaaaaatacacaccggtattccatttctccctaaacattgtaagcttcgaagtctttaactaacgtgataccggagtaaacaagcatacttttagaatttgattaaaggggaatataatatggaatcgcgtatctaaagaatttaataacggtatgattatatccgtgtactgcgacagggctgtgtagggctgtttcgcctgcctgttcatgcaagctgtcttgtagcctactggtctaggtgcatgactaccaactggcaggctGTGTGTtgaaatccagctggtgctggacttttattttaacaaacatttcttcaaaaaaataggtaagcgatattatggacaatcaattgacttttatatttcaaaatatcgcaacatgatcgatatttgcgatattttgaacatatcttcccttctgacagcggttcctgcttctattgtgtgtgtgtgtgcaacagagtaaatttttatagagaaatggaggctggacagtatgcgttacaatataaacatttatattgatttaaatcgtgttctgatttaaattgcaaacgcgtgtttaattatgtgttttttaatcataatcaggctaatgcatttctacatttactgtatgaaccagcttagaggttcatacagaaagtcagcttgtgtttaaattgagtgtaaggtaatttatgcttctaaagtcatggtcagtatttattattgtactgtgctgtaaacgttttctgtgcctagtcacattattttatagcgttttgattgtgttattaaatccggtggcgctgtgtgttagtttcctgattcccattatttaaactgcgacactgatcattcatctctaaataaactttattttatatagcgttttaagcgaataggtaattagaatGCTCATatacctaatcgctttttctacataaacacagcgtgattgctctctgaaaatgcttttcctttatttttcaagtaggctcagatttcaactatagatcgtattattataaactttcttggaaaaatgtattctatgtaaaccatgtttgctattaattcatttagggctaagatacgttcattgtcttccaatcgagtcgagttgacattggaagcctgccacacccggactgttaaactaacgcattagcacgtcaaagcccattgagccagtattggctttagtattccccccttctcccctcaattcaattcaattcaaggtgttttatttgcatgacagatgggtacaagcagtgttgggtatgtatattgtaacgcttacggcagacaggcactgtgtaagagccgacgcaccagagcagcgcactgagggagcgtctgcatttataacttagtttttaaaattagtcaagcaatatgaagcatctccttttacttagtgcctgagcatactgcaacgcgtgtgaagtccatatcgatattaattttggaacttaaacatacagtatatggctggtctcggtactttaaagaaaacatacacaccagtattccatttctccctaaacattttaagcatcgaagtctttaactaaagcgataccggagtcaacaagcatacttttagaatttgattaaaggggaatataatatggaatcgcgtatctcaagaatttaaagaccagacaatcgcaaactcgttttcaataaaattattttattcattcagcagtttgtgagagggacatccagcagggagagacacacacacaccggttttcattgacaaaattgttttttttcaattcctcttgtctaacaggaatgttttgtttgtggacagactgttagacaagaggaaaagaccgcctcctcctacgaagcatttcgttgatccgatcacgaattattttccagtcgtacgcagcaagggttgagaatctccgattcaccatcgtactaatggtttcccggagattgcaaggcaaggcacttttgcctctggacccatcgaaatttacagacgtggtccacccccagtaaatttcaaaagtcacaagatttcgaaacacgagggcggcgtagcggtcggctcttgctttcccgtctatgccgatgcactgcaagtataaccccccctccatctcctgggtgatgggtagcagttggacatctgggagaattattcgtcccactggcgtctgtgaattccgctgtgcttcctggggggagacaGACGGCGGGGACaacatcaacagattcctgcgcggtggtgaactgagaggccgggatggagtgtcctgaggcggtgtgtgctctgcggggggcagagcttccgccaggcattgcaacctgcgaggcggggagaggcacttttcgggagacagctgctcaactgtttgactgctggaacatactgtctccttcctctgcattttcaggagtgtctctagcctcccaatcctccccagtaatgcatcgtactgctcccgctgctgccaaaatgtctccacacaggtgctgcttctacaggttggcaccctggccagtggccgagagcagagacccacggcctgtggcaaaataacataattcatgtaagaaataaagtcacacagcagtattcatcagtcgcggaacagaagtcaaaataaacttttctttttttccgtcttaccgctttcttttttactgtcctggtggtagatcgtttcgcccgtgcggtgttttcttgaagaacaggctacgaagaaataatgaaagaaagaaaatataattaacaaacgtgagactgtctttctctgacttacattcccgaatgtcccccgccccggtcaacaatcctaggaagaacacgaaacagcctgttaataaaattgttacaattttgttcggtcagttcttcctcccagaatttatagatcgcatcgatcagttcctgctttgtgacgggcttagcggttttccgaacgtagtctttcaacgaatgccaaaccatttctatcggatttagatctggggattcggctggagttttcacccatttcactccttctgctataagcctcgcccttgctgctgtgtgtttcggatcgttgtcttgaaagagacggtgccttgatccaaactgctccctgatatatggggctgcatgctgtgtgaccacgacttccttgaagaatacacggtccataattccttcgaaaataagaagtggtcccgggcctcttctagatatacccccccagacgtgaaccttcagtggatgtttgggctttggcttgtccacacgtctcccctttttgcaaaatgccattgttgaaaactgttccagagccactgttgtttcgtcggtaaaaagtacatcctgaaatgcctccccctgttcaatccattggagcgcttgcttgagtctttcctctttgtttttttagccTTACCATGGGGttgttttttctgtatctccatctaagcctcctgcgtactcttcttatcgatgtcagGCTTATattcgcaccgaggtcagcccatagccgtctttggacttgaatcgccggtagctcatcattttcatcggtcagtttgtcgatagctcgcacaataggacttgaaaaaaaaagagatccgcagttagttttaaaaataatgtgcgtagttgtatttacatgcaagaaaggtatttttagaaatttatttacctttgaatcgtcctcggtttagattctctttgcctcctctcccctttataatgccgtctcactgtgctttcagaaacgaagatgtccatcgaagccaactgctgtacaatgtcccgtgttgacttcccatttcttttcatcttcattatttggtgtgagagagtcttcgtgattttggtcattgtccgtccccttaccaaagcgatacagtggtgcagcttgaattctgtacctatatactgtatggtatggtacagataaaacttacaccataccgatgagctaatgccagggaaagacactcctattttatttaaaacacaatacgccaggaaatgtgtctgatgcattagcaagttaaaacaattgggtcgaaaacctgggcgtaacaccatttcctttttctgatcactcgcttctggatacacatctcacctgtcctgttctttgttttcctggtttgctgattatgcctgctgcggtccactcctaccctcacacctaaagaaaactattttaaatttcttggcgcagttcattaacccttgtatgtgctgtccgcgcccaaaatgcaatttaaaaaaagtcaaaaaccgtgctcaaatgcaattttcaaagtgcaatgaaatacaatattgttgttgctgctgttctggttgtttttatcccgtaaagcgttttgagaagccacctttaaaggcgatatatgttGTAGAACCGCttattcttatggaatgtgttccgcaggagattcaaatttttatttattttttaatcacgtatctaaggaaatctcagtataactttgttcatgaacaaacagtggcatgttacattatcattgtttttttttaacaaggctcgccagctaatgtgaatcgaaacctgtcttgctagcttttaaagtcgtgcatgtgtaaacgacaattgaaatagagaaaaaaagacctgactgacaagccgatacatactcttagagtttgattaatagggaatataatacaaaaatacagtaagggacttaaaagttaaaggagatgcttcatattgcttgactaattttaaaaactaatttataaatgcagacgctccctcggtgccgcgacgggtgtaaatatcaaagtatacattcccaacaaaaattgtacccatctgtcatgcaaataaaacaccttggattgaattgaattgagggagataTTGTATAATTGAGgggacaaatatactgtagacagtattcaaggcaaataagatacttatgggtacgcaggcattcacgacagcaacatacaaaacgtttgcacgtactgagttaagttattacttggttttcaaagtgcaatgaaatacaatattgttgttgctgctgttctggttgtttttatcccgtaaagcgttttgagaagccacctttaaaggcgatatatgttgtagaaccgctgattcttatggaatgtgttccgcaggagattcaaatttttatttattttttaatcacgtatctaaggaaatctcagtataactttgttcatgaacaaacagtggcatgttacattatcattgtttttttaacaaggctcgccagctaatgtgaatcgaaacctgtcttgctagcttttaaagtcgtgcatgtgtaaacgacaattgaaatagagaaaaaaagacctgactgacaagatttaattaatgcagatcagtaaatcaagggacaaaacaactattgcgcccg is part of the Lepisosteus oculatus isolate fLepOcu1 chromosome 7, fLepOcu1.hap2, whole genome shotgun sequence genome and encodes:
- the LOC138240757 gene encoding uncharacterized protein isoform X1: MVLRPGFRPNCFNLLMHQTHFLAYCVLNKIGVSFPGISSSVWCKFYLYHTIQYIGTEFKLHHCIALVRGRTMTKITKTLSHQIMKMKRNGKSTRDIVQQLASMDIFVSESTVRRHYKGERRQRESKPRTIQSPIVRAIDKLTDENDELPAIQVQRRLWADLGANISLTSIRRVRRRLRWRYRKNNPMPVLQENTARAKRSTTRTVKKKAAVGLCSRPLARVPTCRSSTCVETFWQQREQYDALLGRIGRLETLLKMQRKETVCSSSQTVEQLSPEKCLSPPRRLQCLAEALPPAEHTPPQDTPSRPLSSPPRRNLLMLSPPSVSPQEAQRNSQTPVGRIILPDVQLLPITQEMEGGLYLQCIGIDGKARADRYAALVFRNLVTFEIYWGWTTSVNFDGSRGKSALPCNLRETISTMVNRRFSTLAAYDWKIIRDRINEMLRRRRRSFPLV
- the LOC138240757 gene encoding uncharacterized protein isoform X2: MAFCKKGRRVDKPKPKHPLKVHVWGGISRRGPGPLLIFEGIMDRVFFKEVVVTQHAAPYIREQFGSRHRLFQDNDPKHTAARARLIAEGVKWPVLQENTARAKRSTTRTVKKKAAVGLCSRPLARVPTCRSSTCVETFWQQREQYDALLGRIGRLETLLKMQRKETVCSSSQTVEQLSPEKCLSPPRRLQCLAEALPPAEHTPPQDTPSRPLSSPPRRNLLMLSPPSVSPQEAQRNSQTPVGRIILPDVQLLPITQEMEGGLYLQCIGIDGKARADRYAALVFRNLVTFEIYWGWTTSVNFDGSRGKSALPCNLRETISTMVNRRFSTLAAYDWKIIRDRINEMLRRRRRSFPLV